One Ricinus communis isolate WT05 ecotype wild-type chromosome 2, ASM1957865v1, whole genome shotgun sequence DNA segment encodes these proteins:
- the LOC8281630 gene encoding patellin-3 has translation MAEETQKPAAPEAPSTTTTTTTEEVVVVEKPVTEKEPVPAPEPEPEAPEKPAPAEEVAIEEAVVEAMKGEDKPKEGTEEVKISQSVSFKEETNVVGELPEAQKKALDEFKQLIQEALNKHEFTAPPPPPSPVKEEEKKVAEPEKTEEPKVEEKTTSDAPSTSEEPKPVGAESETAAPPPPVMEVKEEEKVVEEKKEEKVEEKVDVKEETKEAAPVVVAEEVVVSKISTVDEDGAKTVEAIEETVVAVSAPPAAVEEPAAPAKEAEAAPVEETKAEETPAPPPPPPEEVFIWGIPILGDEKSDVILLKFLRARDFKVKDAFTMIKNTVRWRKEFGIDALLEEDLGNELEKAVFMHGFDTEGHPVCYNVFGAFQEKELYQNCFADEEKRVKFLRWRIQFLEKSIRKLDFSPNGICTIVQVNDLKNSPGPAKRELRQATNQALAILQDNYPEFVAKQVFINVPWWYLAFNRMISPFLTQRTKSKFVFAGPSKSAETLFKYVAAEQVPVQYGGLSREGVQEFSVSDAVTEVTIKPATKHTVEFSFSERCLLVWELRVVGWDVSYGAEFVPSADDGYTVIVSKARKVSPSDEPVICDTFKISEPGKVVLTIDNQTSKKKKLLYRSKTKPLSE, from the exons ATGGCTGAGGAGACCCAGAAGCCGGCTGCACCAGAGGCAccatcaacaacaacaacaacaacaactgAGGAAGTAGTGGTGGTGGAGAAGCCTGTTACTGAGAAAGAACCAGTGCCTGCACCAGAACCTGAGCCAGAAGCACCGGAAAAGCCAGCACCTGCGGAAGAGGTAGCTATTGAAGAAGCTGTTGTTGAAGCAATGAAAGGGGAGGACAAACCGAAGGAGGGAACTGAGGAAGTGAAGATTTCTCAATCTGTGTCTTTCAAGGAGGAAACGAACGTTGTTGGTGAATTACCTGAAGCTCAAAAGAAAGCTCTTGATGAGTTTAAACAACTTATTCAAGAAGCTCTTAATAAGCATGAGTTCACTGCTCCACCACCGCCACCATCTCCTGTTAAAGAGGAGGAGAAGAAGGTGGCTGAGCCTGAAAAAACTGAAGAGCCAAAGGTTGAAGAGAAAACTACCTCTGATGCTCCGTCAACTAGCGAAGAACCTAAACCTGTGGGGGCTGAGAGTGAGACTGCAGCCCCGCCGCCTCCTGTGATGGAAGTGAAAGAGGAGGAAAAGGTggttgaagagaaaaaagaggagAAAGTCGAAGAAAAAGTTGATGTGAAGGAGGAAACGAAGGAGGCGGCACCAGTTGTTGTCGCGGAAGAGGTTGTTGTCTCGAAGATTTCTACTGTGGATGAGGACGGAGCCAAGACAGTAGAGGCTATTGAGGAAACCGTAGTAGCTGTTTCTGCTCCTCCTGCTGCTGTGGAAGAGCCAGCCGCACCAGCAAAAGAAGCTGAGGCAGCTCCCGTAGAGGAGACCAAAGCAGAGGAGACTCCTgcaccaccaccaccgccaCCAGAGGAAGTTTTCATCTGGGGAATTCCaattcttggagatgaaaagAGTGATGTGATCCTCTTGAAATTCCTGAGAGCTAGGGATTTCAAGGTTAAGGATGCTTTCACTATGATCAAGAACACTGTACGCTGGAGAAAAGAGTTTGGAATCGATGCTTTGCTAGAAGAAGACCTTGGAAATGAATTGGAGAAAGCTGTGTTTATGCACGGATTTGATACGGAAGGTCACCCTGTCTGCTATAATGTTTTTGGAGCTTTCCAGGAGAAGGAATTGTATCAGAATTGCTTTGCCGATGAGGAGAAGCGTGTGAAATTCTTGCGATGGAGGATTCAGTTCTTGGAGAAGAGTATCAGAAAGCTTGATTTCAGCCCTAATGGTATTTGCACAATAGTTCAGGTCAATGATCTCAAGAATTCTCCTGGACCTGCTAAGAGGGAGCTGAGGCAGGCCACTAATCAAGCACTTGCTATACTTCAAGATAACTATCCTGAATTTGTGGCCAAACAG GTATTCATCAATGTTCCATGGTGGTACCTTGCATTTAATAGGATGATCAGTCCTTTCCTGACACAAAGGACCAAGAGCAAATTTGTATTTGCTGGTCCATCCAAATCTGCAGAGACCCTTTTCAA GTACGTAGCTGCTGAGCAAGTGCCAGTTCAATATGGTGGACTAAGCAGGGAAGGTGTTCAAGAATTCAGTGTCAGTGACGCTGTCACTGAGGTTACAATTAAGCCAGCAACAAAACACACTGTTGAGTTCTCATTTTCTGAG AGATGCCTTCTGGTTTGGGAACTCAGAGTTGTGGGTTGGGATGTGAGCTATGGAGCTGAGTTCGTGCCAAGCGCAGATGATGGTTACACTGTTATTGTATCAAAAGCAAGAAAGGTTAGCCCAAGCGATGAGCCTGTTATCTGCGACACATTCAAGATTAGCGAACCCGGCAAGGTAGTGCTCACCATTGATAACCAAACttccaagaagaagaagcttctCTATAGGTCCAAGACCAAACCCCTCTCTGAATAA